A single Cyclopterus lumpus isolate fCycLum1 chromosome 3, fCycLum1.pri, whole genome shotgun sequence DNA region contains:
- the LOC117728826 gene encoding src substrate cortactin-like isoform X1, with the protein MWKAAAGQSVSVAVNEDADDWETDPDFENDVSEREQRWGAKTVEGSGHQEHIDIHRLRETVSTEHTSLKQKEQETMPKASHGYGGKFGLQQDRMDKSAVGHDYQSKLSTHCSQTDTSKGFGGKFGVQADRVDQSAVGFEYAGKTEKHASQKDYSTGFGGRYGVQADRVDQSAMGFDYQGKTEKHESQKDYSKGFGGKFGVETDKVDKSAMGFDYQGKTEKHESQKDYVKGFGGKFGVQTDRQDKSALGWDHQEKLQQHESQKDHSKGFGGKFGVQNDRMDKSAGTFEDVQKVTSSYQKTKPVEAAGSNTGSIKARFENIAKEKEEEDRKRAEEERGRRQVKEKQEQEEARRQIQEAPKAPSPAPAASPSPGPSPTPSPTPPVQPAAAPAYQVHLVQAEDVTHEAAEENGGPQNEEALYQNPQEDLHQNPQEDLYQNTQEDLYQDPQEAEPAKGGQDEYGEDLGVTAVALYDYQAAGEDEISFDPDDIITNIEMIDEGWWRGVCGGAYGLFPANYVEVRQ; encoded by the exons ATGTGGAAGGCAGCAGCGGGACAGTCGGTCAGCGTGGCCGTGAACGAGGACGCAGACGACTGGGAGACGGACCCCGACTTTGAG AATGACGTGTCGGAGAGGGAGCAGCGCTGGGGGGCCAAGACGGTGGAGGGCTCTGGACACCAGGAGCACATCGA CATCCACCGGCTGCGTGAGACGGTGTCCACGGAGCACACCAGCCTGaagcagaaggagcaggagacCATGCCCAAGGCCTCGCACGGCTACGGGGGCAAGTTCGGGCTGCAGCAGGACCGCATggacaag TCGGCTGTGGGTCACGACTACCAGAGCAAGTTATCTACACACTGCTCCCAGACGGACACGTCCAAGGGCTTCGGGGGCAAGTTTGGAGTCCAGGCGGACCGCGTGGACCAG tcAGCTGTTGGGTTCGAGTACGCCGGGAAGACGGAGAAACACGCTTCACAGAAAG ACTACTCCACTGGGTTCGGGGGGCGGTATGGCGTGCAGGCCGACCGCGTGGACCAGAGCGCCATGGGCTTCGACTACCAGGGCAAGACGGAGAAACACGAGTCCCAGAAAG ATTACAGCAAGGGCTTCGGCGGTAAGTTCGGCGTGGAGACCGACAAGGTGGACAAGAGCGCCATGGGCTTCGACTACCAGGGCAAGACGGAGAAACACGAGTCCCAGAAAG actacGTGAAGGGCTTCGGGGGGAAGTTCGGCGTGCAGACGGACCGGCAGGACAAGTCGGCTCTGGGTTGGGACCACCAGGAGAAACTGCAGCAGCACGAGTCCCAGAAAG ATCACTCGAAAGGATTTGGAGGCAAATTTGGAGTTCAGAATGACCGGATGGATAAA AGCGCCGGGACGTTCGAGGATGTGCAGAAGGTGACCTCCTCTTACCAGAAGACCAAACCCGTGGAGGCTg CCGGCAGCAACACGGGGAGCATCAAGGCTCGCTTCGAGAACATCgccaaggagaaggaggaggaggaccgcAAGCGCGCCGAGGAGGAGCGAGGCCGTCGGCAGGTCAAGGagaagcaggagcaggaggaggcgcGCCGCCAGATCCAGGAGGCGCCCAAGGCCCCCTCTCCCGCCCCTGCTGCCAGTCCCAGTCCCGGTCCCAGTCCCACCCCCAGCCCGACCCCGCCTGTCCAGCCGGCGGCCGCCCCGGCGTACCAGGTGCACCTGGTGCAG gcGGAGGACGTGACCCACGAGGCCGCCGAGGAGAACGGGGGGCCTCAGAACGAGGAGGCCCTGTACCAGAACCCCCAGGAGGACCTGCACCAGAACCCCCAGGAAGACCTGTACCAGAACACCCAGGAGGACCTGTACCAGGACCCCCAGGAGGCGGAGCCAGCAAAAG GCGGCCAGGACGAGTACGGCGAGGACCTCGGGGTGACGGCGGTGGCGCTGTACGACTACCAAGCAG ccGGCGAAGACGAGATCTCCTTCGACCCCGACgacatcatcaccaacatcgaGATGATCGACGAGGGCTGGTGGCGAGGCGTGTGCGGCGGCGCCTACGGCCTGTTCCCCGCCAACTACGTGGAGGTTCGGCAATGA
- the LOC117728826 gene encoding src substrate cortactin-like isoform X2 codes for MWKAAAGQSVSVAVNEDADDWETDPDFENDVSEREQRWGAKTVEGSGHQEHIDIHRLRETVSTEHTSLKQKEQETMPKASHGYGGKFGLQQDRMDKSAVGHDYQSKLSTHCSQTDTSKGFGGKFGVQADRVDQSAVGFEYAGKTEKHASQKDYSTGFGGRYGVQADRVDQSAMGFDYQGKTEKHESQKDHSKGFGGKFGVQNDRMDKSAGTFEDVQKVTSSYQKTKPVEAAGSNTGSIKARFENIAKEKEEEDRKRAEEERGRRQVKEKQEQEEARRQIQEAPKAPSPAPAASPSPGPSPTPSPTPPVQPAAAPAYQVHLVQAEDVTHEAAEENGGPQNEEALYQNPQEDLHQNPQEDLYQNTQEDLYQDPQEAEPAKGGQDEYGEDLGVTAVALYDYQAAGEDEISFDPDDIITNIEMIDEGWWRGVCGGAYGLFPANYVEVRQ; via the exons ATGTGGAAGGCAGCAGCGGGACAGTCGGTCAGCGTGGCCGTGAACGAGGACGCAGACGACTGGGAGACGGACCCCGACTTTGAG AATGACGTGTCGGAGAGGGAGCAGCGCTGGGGGGCCAAGACGGTGGAGGGCTCTGGACACCAGGAGCACATCGA CATCCACCGGCTGCGTGAGACGGTGTCCACGGAGCACACCAGCCTGaagcagaaggagcaggagacCATGCCCAAGGCCTCGCACGGCTACGGGGGCAAGTTCGGGCTGCAGCAGGACCGCATggacaag TCGGCTGTGGGTCACGACTACCAGAGCAAGTTATCTACACACTGCTCCCAGACGGACACGTCCAAGGGCTTCGGGGGCAAGTTTGGAGTCCAGGCGGACCGCGTGGACCAG tcAGCTGTTGGGTTCGAGTACGCCGGGAAGACGGAGAAACACGCTTCACAGAAAG ACTACTCCACTGGGTTCGGGGGGCGGTATGGCGTGCAGGCCGACCGCGTGGACCAGAGCGCCATGGGCTTCGACTACCAGGGCAAGACGGAGAAACACGAGTCCCAGAAAG ATCACTCGAAAGGATTTGGAGGCAAATTTGGAGTTCAGAATGACCGGATGGATAAA AGCGCCGGGACGTTCGAGGATGTGCAGAAGGTGACCTCCTCTTACCAGAAGACCAAACCCGTGGAGGCTg CCGGCAGCAACACGGGGAGCATCAAGGCTCGCTTCGAGAACATCgccaaggagaaggaggaggaggaccgcAAGCGCGCCGAGGAGGAGCGAGGCCGTCGGCAGGTCAAGGagaagcaggagcaggaggaggcgcGCCGCCAGATCCAGGAGGCGCCCAAGGCCCCCTCTCCCGCCCCTGCTGCCAGTCCCAGTCCCGGTCCCAGTCCCACCCCCAGCCCGACCCCGCCTGTCCAGCCGGCGGCCGCCCCGGCGTACCAGGTGCACCTGGTGCAG gcGGAGGACGTGACCCACGAGGCCGCCGAGGAGAACGGGGGGCCTCAGAACGAGGAGGCCCTGTACCAGAACCCCCAGGAGGACCTGCACCAGAACCCCCAGGAAGACCTGTACCAGAACACCCAGGAGGACCTGTACCAGGACCCCCAGGAGGCGGAGCCAGCAAAAG GCGGCCAGGACGAGTACGGCGAGGACCTCGGGGTGACGGCGGTGGCGCTGTACGACTACCAAGCAG ccGGCGAAGACGAGATCTCCTTCGACCCCGACgacatcatcaccaacatcgaGATGATCGACGAGGGCTGGTGGCGAGGCGTGTGCGGCGGCGCCTACGGCCTGTTCCCCGCCAACTACGTGGAGGTTCGGCAATGA